A genomic stretch from Frigoribacterium sp. PvP032 includes:
- a CDS encoding PTS sugar transporter subunit IIA, translating into MALPSLPDSAVVIAADAPDWRAAVRRAGDALVASGSTRDGYGDEMVRMIEEHGPYVVIAPGLVLAHSRPDESVLQDGLAVVTLAEPVPFGHPHNDPVSVVLGLAVKSVGGHLESIADLANVFNDASVIPALAGATSADEVRRLMGMRA; encoded by the coding sequence GTGGCGCTCCCGTCCCTGCCCGACTCGGCGGTCGTCATCGCGGCCGACGCCCCCGACTGGCGCGCCGCGGTGCGTCGCGCGGGCGACGCCCTGGTGGCCTCCGGCTCCACGCGTGACGGCTACGGCGACGAGATGGTCCGCATGATCGAGGAGCACGGCCCCTACGTGGTCATCGCCCCCGGCCTGGTGCTCGCGCACTCCAGGCCGGACGAGAGCGTCCTGCAGGACGGCCTCGCCGTCGTGACGCTCGCCGAGCCGGTGCCGTTCGGCCACCCGCACAACGACCCCGTGAGCGTCGTGCTCGGCCTCGCGGTGAAGTCGGTGGGCGGGCACCTCGAGTCGATCGCCGACCTGGCGAACGTCTTCAACGACGCGTCGGTGATCCCGGCGCTGGCGGGTGCGACGAGTGCTGACGAGGTCCGCCGGCTGATGGGGATGAGAGCATGA
- a CDS encoding PTS sugar transporter subunit IIB — translation MKIVTICGAGIGSSGILKVNAERVLARLDIEADVVAADVASIATVADDAQVILTSQEFVDAIGTTFADVIVIQNHFDQAELTEKLQKSLG, via the coding sequence ATGAAGATCGTGACCATCTGCGGCGCCGGCATCGGCAGCAGCGGGATCCTCAAGGTCAACGCCGAGCGCGTCCTGGCCCGGCTCGACATCGAGGCCGACGTGGTCGCCGCGGACGTCGCCTCCATCGCCACCGTGGCCGACGACGCGCAGGTCATCCTCACGTCTCAGGAGTTCGTCGACGCGATCGGCACGACCTTCGCCGACGTCATCGTCATCCAGAACCACTTCGACCAGGCGGAGCTGACCGAGAAGCTGCAGAAGTCCCTGGGCTGA